A window from Dehalococcoidia bacterium encodes these proteins:
- a CDS encoding uroporphyrinogen decarboxylase family protein: MNRISALLDGKRVDRVPVFQFALGFCARNVGYPIAAIYQDPEKSLQAQLWSKEMYGWDNAPFYGYASYGSWEFGGPIEFPSSELQQAPTIPYFPVQSEEDIKGLKLPAVKRAGMLPFAMEFSQLQKRLDLPITVVVGGVFTLAGNICGVDRLCRWMLKKPELAHQIIRLSTDHILDVVQYWGETFGAERVIPYILEPLAANQIISPGQFEKFVLPYEKEAHEKMLSMGIKHILCHICGEQNLNIPFWEQIPMGNPGIVTFGKEVNLATAIRHFGDKCIIAGNVEPRILQEGTPQEVYEAMKQCVIEGKDSPRGFIAMLGCELPPMAPPYNVHTMMKAVNDFGRYS, encoded by the coding sequence ATGAACCGAATCAGCGCTCTCCTGGATGGAAAACGAGTAGACAGAGTCCCTGTCTTCCAATTCGCACTGGGGTTTTGCGCCAGGAACGTTGGGTATCCCATTGCTGCCATTTATCAGGACCCTGAGAAGAGCTTGCAGGCACAGCTGTGGAGCAAAGAGATGTACGGCTGGGACAATGCTCCGTTTTACGGGTATGCCTCGTATGGGAGCTGGGAATTCGGGGGACCAATAGAGTTCCCCAGCAGCGAGCTGCAACAAGCCCCGACGATTCCCTATTTTCCGGTGCAATCGGAAGAAGATATCAAGGGCCTGAAATTGCCCGCTGTGAAAAGGGCTGGCATGCTTCCCTTCGCTATGGAGTTCTCCCAGCTTCAGAAGAGGCTTGATCTGCCGATCACCGTGGTGGTGGGAGGAGTATTCACACTGGCGGGAAACATCTGTGGAGTGGATCGGCTATGCCGCTGGATGCTGAAGAAGCCTGAACTCGCCCACCAGATTATTCGCCTGTCCACCGATCATATCCTGGACGTAGTACAATATTGGGGGGAAACATTCGGCGCGGAGAGGGTTATCCCCTATATTCTGGAACCTCTGGCAGCCAATCAAATAATTTCACCCGGACAATTTGAGAAATTCGTTCTCCCCTATGAGAAGGAAGCCCATGAAAAGATGTTGTCCATGGGCATTAAACACATCCTCTGCCACATCTGCGGCGAACAGAATCTGAACATACCGTTCTGGGAACAGATTCCGATGGGCAACCCCGGCATCGTCACCTTCGGCAAGGAGGTCAATCTGGCCACGGCCATAAGACACTTCGGGGACAAGTGCATTATCGCCGGCAACGTTGAGCCCCGCATTCTTCAGGAAGGAACTCCGCAGGAGGTCTATGAAGCCATGAAGCAGTGTGTCATTGAGGGCAAGGATTCTCCCCGGGGTTTTATAGCGATGCTGGGCTGCGAACTTCCGCCAATGGCTCCCCCGTATAATGTCCATACGATGATGAAGGCCGTCAATGACTTCGGCCGGTATAGCTAA
- a CDS encoding uroporphyrinogen decarboxylase family protein, whose product MPILRQDRMTSDERLVALLNRKPVDRVPIYPLAVGFSVVNAGFTIFDAYGDSTGKKSADATRWMNEQYGFNQLPLLGTNGVVEFGGELTLPTGEYSQSSAIARHGVNTSKEAWDLKSPPDVRTSGFLLSRAMAISKLEAERGAPYIHIAMQGPWDIACNICGIERLCKWAMREKETAHHLLRLATDFNLQIINWWAETFGAERLFPLSAHPHTAAQIIGPKIFEEFCFPYIKEEHEKMMGMGIKNILTHVCGYHAMNYPMWAQIPMGNPGIISVAHDMHEDWPSPLESVGKLFPDDIIMGNIEPAVFQVGTPGQVYELARKCIEIGKKHEAGFVLGPGCELPPKASPYNVWQMTKAVSDHGWYE is encoded by the coding sequence ATGCCAATTCTGAGACAGGACAGGATGACATCGGATGAGCGATTGGTGGCCCTGCTCAACAGAAAGCCCGTTGACCGCGTTCCCATCTATCCCTTAGCTGTTGGCTTCTCTGTCGTCAATGCCGGCTTCACGATTTTCGACGCCTATGGAGATTCCACCGGAAAGAAGAGCGCCGATGCGACACGATGGATGAATGAGCAATACGGCTTCAATCAGTTGCCGCTTCTGGGCACCAATGGAGTAGTAGAGTTTGGCGGGGAACTAACGCTGCCTACAGGTGAGTATAGTCAATCATCAGCCATCGCTCGCCACGGAGTCAACACATCAAAAGAAGCCTGGGATTTGAAGTCGCCCCCCGACGTCAGAACATCGGGTTTCTTGCTTTCGAGGGCCATGGCAATCAGCAAGCTGGAGGCGGAGCGCGGTGCACCCTATATCCACATCGCGATGCAAGGCCCCTGGGATATCGCCTGCAACATTTGCGGAATAGAACGGTTATGTAAATGGGCGATGCGAGAAAAGGAGACGGCCCATCACCTGCTACGGCTGGCCACCGATTTCAATTTACAGATCATCAATTGGTGGGCTGAGACTTTTGGCGCGGAGCGTCTCTTCCCTTTGAGCGCCCACCCTCATACGGCAGCTCAGATAATCGGGCCGAAGATATTTGAGGAATTCTGCTTCCCCTATATCAAGGAGGAACACGAAAAAATGATGGGGATGGGCATCAAGAACATCCTCACTCATGTCTGCGGTTATCATGCCATGAACTATCCGATGTGGGCACAAATCCCTATGGGAAACCCCGGGATTATCAGCGTCGCCCATGATATGCATGAAGACTGGCCATCGCCTCTTGAGAGTGTGGGGAAGCTTTTCCCAGATGATATCATCATGGGCAATATCGAACCGGCGGTCTTTCAGGTGGGTACTCCAGGGCAAGTCTATGAGCTGGCCAGAAAGTGCATCGAGATCGGGAAGAAGCATGAGGCAGGGTTTGTTCTGGGGCCAGGGTGCGAACTGCCGCCCAAAGCATCACCCTACAATGTCTGGCAGATGACCAAGGCAGTCAGCGACCATGGCTGGTACGAATAG
- a CDS encoding cobalamin-dependent protein (Presence of a B(12) (cobalamin)-binding domain implies dependence on cobalamin itself, in one of its several forms, or in some unusual lineages, dependence on a cobalamin-like analog.) codes for MTSKERTREIIKGLYDAVVAFDEGKVVELSHTVLNESVDPYVAVVDGLASGMSEVGDRFNKMVYFVPELLLCSDALYAGLNILKPAILASGGKAAVKGSIVLGVVEGDIHDIGKNLVKVMFEAAGWTVHDLGRDVKLQRFVEEQAKTGSEVVGLSALTTSSMLAMQQAVHMIKSSNPKTRVLVGGAPINIDVAKKFGADGYAPSAGTAVAEAARLVKH; via the coding sequence ATGACGTCAAAGGAGAGGACGAGGGAGATAATCAAGGGGCTTTATGATGCCGTGGTGGCATTTGATGAGGGAAAGGTTGTGGAGCTCAGCCACACCGTCCTCAATGAAAGCGTGGACCCATATGTCGCGGTGGTCGATGGCCTGGCCAGTGGCATGTCCGAGGTGGGCGACCGCTTTAACAAGATGGTTTACTTCGTCCCCGAGCTTCTCCTGTGCTCAGATGCGCTCTATGCCGGTTTAAACATCCTGAAGCCGGCCATACTCGCATCGGGAGGAAAGGCCGCCGTAAAAGGATCCATCGTCCTCGGCGTTGTTGAGGGCGATATTCACGATATCGGCAAGAACCTGGTTAAAGTGATGTTTGAAGCTGCCGGCTGGACCGTGCACGATCTGGGGCGCGATGTGAAACTCCAAAGGTTTGTTGAGGAACAAGCAAAGACCGGCTCTGAAGTTGTCGGCCTTTCCGCTCTGACAACTAGCAGCATGCTGGCAATGCAACAAGCGGTTCACATGATAAAGTCCAGCAATCCCAAGACCCGTGTTCTGGTAGGCGGAGCGCCGATAAACATTGACGTGGCCAAGAAGTTTGGCGCCGACGGATATGCTCCAAGCGCCGGAACCGCAGTCGCGGAGGCGGCGAGGCTTGTAAAACATTAA